A portion of the Francisella uliginis genome contains these proteins:
- a CDS encoding capsular biosynthesis protein: MMHTKIPFKRSFLFLQGPISPFFNELAHELCREGYSRIYKLQLCNSDSLWWDFALIPYKGTLTNFEDFIGNTLRASNITDILLLGDCRPYHIKAIQVAKSMGINTWIFEEGYIRPNTITLEYNSGANNYSKTPKNREFYKSYKPLRKYPLIRVQNSLFTRLKWDLNYHVINILNFFYFRNYRHHRKAKIYREYIGWIRRFSKKEITTRFYLPKQLEYLKDKKFFLVPLQLSHDFQIIEHSRYSSTLEMIDEVINNFDQHTSSEIYLVFKIHPFDTLIVDSVKYIKKKLKKEKHLKKRVLVLDGGHLPTLIDQSKGVIVINSTVGLQSLSHGKPTKALGNAIYNFEGLTDMQPLENFWKNPKKPNPKLVHDFKKYLLDQNQFNGGFYSKHGISIAIPFVTQKILEVNL, from the coding sequence ATGATGCATACAAAAATTCCATTTAAAAGAAGTTTCTTATTTCTGCAAGGACCTATATCCCCTTTCTTTAATGAGTTGGCTCATGAACTATGCCGAGAAGGTTATAGTAGAATTTACAAGTTACAATTATGCAATAGTGACAGTTTATGGTGGGATTTTGCACTAATACCTTATAAAGGTACACTTACAAATTTTGAAGATTTTATAGGAAATACTTTAAGAGCTTCAAATATAACAGATATCTTATTATTAGGAGATTGTCGCCCTTATCACATTAAGGCAATACAAGTAGCTAAATCCATGGGTATTAACACCTGGATCTTTGAGGAAGGGTATATAAGGCCAAATACAATAACATTAGAATATAATTCTGGCGCAAATAACTATAGTAAAACCCCAAAAAACAGAGAATTCTATAAATCATACAAGCCACTTAGAAAATACCCATTAATAAGAGTCCAAAACTCTTTGTTTACACGTTTAAAGTGGGACTTAAACTATCATGTTATAAATATTTTAAACTTTTTCTATTTTAGGAACTACAGACATCATAGAAAAGCAAAAATATATAGAGAATACATAGGTTGGATACGACGTTTTAGTAAAAAAGAAATAACAACAAGATTTTATCTACCTAAGCAGTTAGAATACTTAAAAGATAAAAAATTTTTCTTAGTGCCCCTCCAATTAAGTCATGATTTCCAGATAATAGAGCACTCAAGGTATAGCTCAACTTTAGAAATGATAGATGAAGTCATCAATAATTTTGACCAACACACATCTAGTGAAATATACTTAGTATTTAAGATTCACCCCTTTGACACTTTAATAGTTGATAGCGTAAAGTATATTAAGAAAAAACTTAAGAAGGAAAAACACTTAAAAAAAAGAGTTCTAGTACTAGATGGAGGACACTTACCAACACTTATTGATCAATCAAAAGGAGTTATAGTAATAAATAGTACAGTGGGGTTACAGTCATTATCTCATGGAAAGCCTACAAAAGCCTTGGGTAATGCAATATATAACTTTGAAGGTCTAACAGATATGCAGCCATTAGAAAACTTTTGGAAAAATCCTAAAAAACCTAATCCAAAACTAGTTCATGATTTTAAAAAATATTTACTAGATCAAAATCAGTTTAATGGTGGCTTTTATAGTAAACATGGAATAAGTATTGCCATACCTTTTGTAACTCAAAAAATATTAGAAGTAAATTTATAA
- a CDS encoding SDR family NAD(P)-dependent oxidoreductase, which produces MNILIVGASRGVGKHIALNYATKGNNLILIARNEESLKEVQDKCQKTGVGSIGYFPCDVTNTKNLSDILQKILSKHPIDLCIYAAGITSLINNNEFEDLYHCDKLLKTNLNGAITVTNYLLPKMLERNIGHIVYFSSLASYYGMGYSPSYCASKAGIRVYAESVRQYCYKTNINISVITMGFVKSNMSEQFIRPKPFLISTEKAARYIYKKINARKAYIRFPFILQIAIRIQSILPYKIADWFMIKSGYGRK; this is translated from the coding sequence ATGAACATACTTATTGTTGGGGCATCACGCGGAGTAGGCAAGCATATAGCATTAAACTATGCTACCAAAGGTAATAATCTAATTCTTATCGCACGCAATGAAGAAAGTCTAAAAGAAGTACAAGATAAGTGCCAAAAAACTGGCGTAGGCTCAATAGGCTATTTTCCTTGTGATGTGACTAATACAAAAAACTTATCTGATATACTACAAAAAATCTTATCAAAACACCCAATTGATTTATGCATTTATGCAGCAGGTATAACATCACTTATAAATAATAATGAATTTGAAGACTTATACCATTGTGATAAATTATTAAAAACGAATCTAAACGGTGCTATTACTGTAACAAACTATCTATTACCAAAAATGTTAGAAAGAAATATAGGACATATTGTTTATTTTTCTTCTTTAGCCTCATACTACGGTATGGGATACTCTCCATCTTACTGTGCAAGCAAAGCTGGTATTCGAGTATATGCAGAGTCTGTAAGACAATATTGCTATAAAACTAATATTAATATCTCTGTAATTACAATGGGATTTGTTAAATCTAATATGAGTGAGCAGTTTATAAGGCCCAAACCGTTTCTGATATCTACAGAGAAAGCCGCCAGATATATTTATAAAAAAATAAATGCTCGAAAAGCTTATATCCGTTTTCCTTTTATCCTACAAATTGCAATAAGAATACAAAGTATTCTTCCATATAAAATAGCTGATTGGTTTATGATTAAATCAGGATATGGTAGAAAATAA
- a CDS encoding LTA synthase family protein has protein sequence MSLLFYASQRTPRKFNPKISNLDSKKPKTILAIQSESFIVTNQLFDYPASDKAIQGKLNVPCYGAYTMRSEFSFLTGVSPDQLKHHSFNPYRKIYKHISNSYIKQLKDDGYYCVVIHPFKKAFFNRNKVFNHLGFDEFIDESVFKKTDIFTSDSDLNEFVHDFLKINKDRKLFAFVITIAGHGPYTLPRQDPKKYQAKSGNDEVDTYLDLNFKANEMLKSLLKSSNKDTLLIWYGDHKPSISKYNLSQTDYYKTDYFISFGENNNYYKSKQDIDVENLLKFSLDQYQLLK, from the coding sequence ATGAGCCTTTTATTTTACGCAAGTCAAAGAACACCTAGAAAGTTTAATCCTAAAATATCAAACCTAGATAGTAAAAAACCAAAAACTATATTAGCTATTCAATCTGAATCTTTTATAGTAACAAATCAATTATTTGACTACCCAGCCTCTGATAAGGCTATACAAGGAAAATTAAATGTTCCTTGTTATGGAGCATATACTATGCGCTCAGAATTTTCTTTCTTGACAGGGGTTTCACCCGATCAACTAAAACATCACTCTTTTAATCCTTATAGGAAAATATATAAACATATCTCTAATAGTTATATAAAACAGCTAAAAGATGATGGGTACTACTGTGTAGTTATTCATCCTTTTAAAAAAGCTTTTTTTAATCGTAATAAGGTTTTTAATCATCTTGGCTTCGATGAGTTTATTGACGAATCAGTATTTAAAAAAACTGATATATTTACTTCAGACTCAGACTTAAATGAATTTGTACATGATTTTTTAAAAATAAATAAAGATAGAAAATTATTTGCTTTTGTAATAACAATTGCAGGACATGGTCCATACACATTACCTCGCCAAGATCCAAAAAAATATCAGGCAAAATCAGGAAATGATGAAGTAGATACATATTTAGACTTAAATTTTAAAGCTAATGAAATGCTAAAATCATTACTAAAGAGCTCTAATAAGGACACTCTTCTAATATGGTACGGTGATCATAAGCCAAGCATATCAAAGTATAATCTATCTCAAACTGATTACTATAAAACAGATTATTTTATTTCTTTTGGAGAAAACAATAATTACTATAAGAGTAAACAAGATATTGATGTTGAAAATTTACTTAAATTTAGTTTAGATCAGTATCAGCTTTTAAAATAA
- a CDS encoding formyltransferase family protein, giving the protein MSKDKVIFFSHDSIFARLMLDYLLSQEDIEIVGVVLSTCIMRRGKMQILDYWRLYRTCGLGYILYLSYANILYPILGQSKFPSIKKQQKKYGFKIINTLDVNSSSVIKQLQVLDSDYFVSGHFNQIFSEDLLMLPHKDAINIHPSLLPKWKGVDPVVSAIANNDHNFGVTVHQLTKDVDQGGIYEQKKLSAKKNSLLETYTSLFQLGIETFVKVRDQSSLSEQNKNQGSYYSWPSSQDFKKSRIYFKS; this is encoded by the coding sequence GTGTCAAAAGATAAAGTAATCTTTTTTAGTCATGATAGTATCTTTGCGCGTTTAATGTTAGATTATTTGCTTTCTCAAGAAGATATTGAAATAGTGGGAGTTGTTTTATCAACTTGCATTATGAGGCGCGGTAAAATGCAAATACTTGATTATTGGAGGCTGTATAGAACTTGTGGTTTGGGTTATATTCTATACTTGTCATATGCAAATATCTTGTATCCCATATTAGGCCAGTCAAAGTTTCCAAGTATAAAAAAACAACAAAAAAAATATGGTTTTAAAATAATAAATACTCTAGACGTTAATTCGTCAAGTGTCATAAAACAGCTGCAAGTTTTAGACTCTGATTATTTCGTTTCAGGACATTTTAATCAAATTTTTTCTGAAGATTTATTAATGCTACCTCATAAAGATGCTATTAATATTCATCCATCACTTCTGCCTAAGTGGAAGGGGGTTGATCCTGTTGTATCTGCAATAGCTAATAATGATCATAACTTTGGTGTTACAGTACATCAGCTAACTAAAGATGTTGATCAAGGTGGTATTTATGAGCAAAAAAAATTATCTGCCAAAAAAAATAGTTTACTTGAAACTTATACGAGTTTATTTCAGTTAGGTATAGAAACTTTCGTTAAGGTTAGAGACCAGAGCAGTTTAAGTGAACAAAATAAGAACCAGGGGAGTTACTATTCCTGGCCTAGTTCTCAAGATTTTAAAAAATCAAGGATTTATTTTAAAAGCTGA
- a CDS encoding aminotransferase class I/II-fold pyridoxal phosphate-dependent enzyme, with protein sequence MTKKLFNNLSKIKSKVMEADSVTHNTSTKHNNYDFKKHPLYQELSYGRQTAERFKITDPLYRKYNGLANNYITQQDRKLVNFGSYNYLGLNGHPQTANKISDIIKKEGTSVSASRIVAGQRPIHGQLESHISQLYETDDAVVFVSGHATNVSVISCLTYEKSLILYDQLAHNSIMQGVKLSNAKAIGFRHNDIGHLTQLLQQNVHKYEQIFIVIEGLYSMDGDIPDLPAIIRLKKEYGAVLMVDEAHGLGVLGQKGKGVFEHYDLSPKSVDIWMGTLSKTLCSCGGYIAANQTIIDILRYYAPGLVYSVGLSPCDTAAALSSIKLMLDEPDRVVKLQKNSEYLLEEFQKSGLNTGGAIGRAVIPVIIGSSRKAVILSNKLFDDYAINAMPIMYPAVEEKKARLRFFVSSDHTQEQLDNTVKALKELI encoded by the coding sequence GTGACAAAAAAATTATTTAATAACTTATCTAAGATTAAATCAAAAGTTATGGAAGCTGATAGTGTTACTCATAACACATCAACAAAACATAATAACTATGATTTTAAAAAACATCCGTTATATCAAGAGTTGAGTTATGGTCGTCAAACAGCCGAAAGGTTTAAGATAACCGATCCACTATATCGTAAATATAATGGGTTAGCGAATAACTATATTACTCAGCAGGATAGAAAGCTAGTTAATTTTGGCTCTTATAATTATTTAGGTTTAAATGGACACCCTCAAACTGCTAACAAAATTTCAGATATTATCAAGAAAGAAGGTACATCTGTGTCAGCAAGTCGGATTGTAGCAGGTCAAAGACCTATTCATGGACAATTAGAAAGTCATATAAGTCAGTTATACGAGACAGATGATGCTGTAGTTTTTGTTAGTGGTCATGCGACTAATGTTTCAGTTATTAGTTGTTTAACATATGAAAAAAGCTTAATTTTATATGATCAACTAGCTCATAATAGTATTATGCAAGGAGTTAAACTCTCTAATGCTAAAGCTATTGGCTTTCGCCATAATGATATAGGTCACTTAACACAGTTGTTGCAACAAAATGTACATAAGTATGAGCAAATATTCATAGTTATAGAAGGCTTATATAGTATGGATGGGGATATTCCAGATCTTCCGGCTATTATACGACTTAAAAAAGAGTATGGTGCTGTACTAATGGTTGATGAAGCTCATGGGTTAGGTGTGTTAGGTCAAAAAGGCAAAGGTGTTTTTGAACATTATGATTTATCTCCCAAAAGTGTAGATATCTGGATGGGGACATTGAGTAAAACATTGTGCAGTTGTGGTGGTTATATTGCTGCAAACCAAACTATTATTGATATATTACGCTATTATGCTCCTGGATTGGTTTATAGTGTAGGTTTATCACCATGTGATACTGCAGCTGCATTAAGTTCAATAAAGCTTATGCTTGATGAGCCAGATAGGGTTGTTAAGTTGCAAAAAAATAGTGAGTATTTACTTGAAGAATTTCAAAAATCAGGGCTTAATACTGGGGGTGCTATCGGTAGAGCTGTAATACCGGTTATTATTGGGAGCTCAAGGAAAGCGGTTATTTTATCAAATAAGTTATTTGATGATTATGCTATTAATGCTATGCCAATAATGTACCCAGCTGTTGAGGAAAAAAAAGCGAGATTGCGTTTCTTTGTTTCTAGTGATCATACTCAAGAGCAGCTAGATAATACAGTTAAAGCTTTGAAGGAGTTGATTTAG